DNA sequence from the Pomacea canaliculata isolate SZHN2017 linkage group LG7, ASM307304v1, whole genome shotgun sequence genome:
TTTACAGCATCAGTAAAGTCAGCGGCATGACTGTAGTATCACGTTACCCTGACTAGTCTCCCCACTAGCTCGCTTGCAACATCCTGCGACATACAGGCCAGACATGGTTCATCTATTTCGATACTTGCATAACGGTTGCTGGTCATCATTAAACCGTATATAGTGACACTTGTTCTATGTACTCGGAAACAGATGCACTGAATGTATGACAGCAAATAGCGGCCACATTTTTAGTGTCCTGCCAGACTGACAAAACACACTGACATTTCCTGAcgtcaacacaaacaaagaaaagacaacctCTTATTTCTGATAACATGTCTACCAACCAGCAAGTGTCagtcaacaaacacaagaaactcAGTAAATAGGACGTCAGCCACTGTCATCTCACTGAAAATATCGACAAGAACAGTGACAGAAGCAACTCCATCAGCAAGGGGAATAATGCAACCTAGGACGATATTTGAATTCTTAACTGGAATGTTGATGGAGTTTTACCAAAACTAGGTATCACGGACTTAGTTGAATACCTATAGTATTTCGATGTGCTATGCATAACTGACAGTATATTGAGACCAGCCTCTAGTTACACCACTTTACCGACtactgtttgtattttgctCCGGTTACGAAActgttattttgatgtaatcAGGACAAGGATGTCGTTCAATCTGTTTTATGCTTTAGATTACATCTGTGCATCCAACGAGCTGTGTAAGGAAGAGATATTCCAGTCTTTAAAAGTCGAAAATAGTAGTGAGACCATCTGCCAGCCACTGACAGTGCGCATGACACGAACAGACCGCGAGAACCCACGTGGAAATTGAAAATAGACCGAAAAAGTAGTTTGGCACGGTGACAGAGTAAATCCTTTTTAAGCAACACTGGACACGGGAAAAGCCAGAGACGAACTTGCAAATGCGTCCTGTGAAATAGGgcaaaatgtgaataaatctATTGGTCTGTTCGTGAGCTGCCTACAGGTAACCCAAGAAAGCAATCAGACTGGTTTGACCAAGAATGTACACAGGCATAAAAATCGGCTAAACCTTGTTTACATAAATACAGATGTCAAAGGTCGGACCAGTCTTTATCAATCTGTAGAGGCAAGGCAACAGTGCTGGAGGttagtgaaggaaaaaaatagaatatataaaaaggtaaaagcagagaatttgacaaagcCAATCAGTTACCCAAAACTGTTTTGGGAagtaataaaattatgtttgggTAACACAGGGTGACAGGctcgttcttagcccccgcggggcccgaggcaaagggcatgtgcggggccctaacgccacgatcacacggttttagttgggatctaaagtcacttttttcctcagggatatctcgtcttttatcattgacaacACGCTGCATACaaattacaacataagcctacgattaatttatttgtaacgttcgtcaataggttacattagcctagttaccatatcagtcaaaagcgcggggccctaggcagatgcctcgtccgcctgcccctaagcacggccctgcagGGTGAAAGTATTACAAAAGATGAGTGGATGAATCACTTTAAAGAAGTTTTCAAAGATAATAACCTTCATATACCTGATGTTGATTGCACAGATTTTGATAATCTGCCTGGAATAGAGGAACTCAATGAGACCATTAGAGAGAGCGAGGTACATACCGCAATACGAAACCTCAAGTTGCAAAGTGTGTGGCACAGATAAAGTGTTAGTATTAGCCGATGAACTGGCAGTTGGCTTttcaactaaatatttttagccAATTTTTCCTATCTTgaaatgtatatgtacataaCAGGAATCTATAATTGTAACCATCTATAAGAAAGGCGATCACGAGTGCCTGTAACgacagagttatctcccttctaaGCGTGGTCTCATGCGTCGGTgtcctttattacttttatgtttgaCATAGTTACAATGTAATATAGAGAGGTTTATATAAAGCAAGGAAGGTGCTTTCTCTGTAATGTCTAatacagtgatgcccaacctttttcggcctgcgggccatatccatttcggacagccgtgtcgcgggccacttcaccgcaaaaatactaaaaggaaaaaaaaatagagcagataccattttttattagaaacaagttgtacttaccattaattatgtagtaattagtgggatatttgaagttgttttcccgaaacgaacttctgaatgtccggcctaatcgtagagacaccaagtcggagaactgaatcgaaatgttcgtccatcgaaaaaaaagattgagagacgcccctacgtggggataaatacttcttcttccttttttttttttcgttttttaaggaattcttttattactaacatgccgatttgctgcactgtgggcagaagtttcgcgggccgtaggttgtgcatccctggtctaatacatttacttattcATTCTAGAATTTTTACTGTTAGGTACAGTAGTTTTTATAAATTGGACATGAGAGTGTCTTACTTTAATCAACAGAGGAAcacaaatgttttgatgttcaaGTCTGTAGGTAATAATATTTGCTGTAACTCTTTACAAATTCACTTTCATGGTTGATTAGATGCACAGAGTGAAGTCCGGCTTGTGAATGGAACTGCCCCATGGAATGGTGTCCTTGAGGTGTTGTTCGAAAGAACGGTGTGCACAGTGTGTGACCAGAGGTTTAGGAAACAAGATGcacaggtggtctgcaggatgctgggcttcaacacgtgtgtaatgttttgtgatcTTATGTGTAGTgcaattatatttgttttttcatgttatattcACGATAAACAGATAATATACTACAGTTTCTTAATAAGTCATTTTACTTTCGTCTTATTCTAATTAATGAGCTGCATACCCATTCCAgataatctttttatataagatataataagataaaaattttgatgcagaggcacttgtgtgtgtgtgtacgtgtgtgatttgtttacaaacattaaaaagggACAATTAAGTAATATCAAAAGCaagtagacataaaataatgaaacaagttCATAAATATGTCGTTTGTactgattaaaaattattgacttaCTTAGTCTATAATTAACGacagataataaaagcaatCCGTCTCCATGTATATGCAAAttgctttataaaaaaaagtgttgattttGACTGCATCTAGTGTGTATCTATTAAAATAAGTCGGTACAGTCTAtagataaaaacagacaaatgcacaaacatacctTTGTCAAACAGGTCGCAAGTTTATACAGCGTCGCTATTTGTAGACATTCGGAGCTACAACCATATCAGGTTTGACGAACTGAGTTGTACAGGCGAGGAGACCAGCTTAGAGATGTGTAGTGGTAGATGGATTAGCTTTCTCCCCCGGTGCTCCTATGTCATTGGTATCACATGCAACTCACGTAAGAATCTGCTGTTTATATTCTGTTTTTTGCTGTGTCTTATTATATATCCTGAATGAAGAACAAGAAACATTGACGCCTTTAGTATTTTTTATGCAAGAATTCCTTATAAAAGAGATATCACGCATGCAAGACTATCTAGAGATTAGGTAGATGCTTCTGAAATTAAGAAAGGATGtattttcacaacaaataaaatgttagacTTACCAATATTGCAACGCTTCTTAATTCTATAAATgattattgtctttttgttgataTAGAAGTCTTTTGTCTGCTCAGATACTGAAGTGACAATGCACATGTAGGCAAACTTATAAAAATTTAGTAAATATCTGACggcttgttacagaaaacatacaaataagaTTGATCGTCATGCCACCTAACAGACGACAGGTAGAGATAGACATCGGAGTTGGTCATTGGAGGCCAGTGTGTGTGTCGACTAACAACATTGCCAgggtcgtctgtagacagctcgGCTTACCATGGTAAGTTCTTTTCTCCTGTTAGTGAACGAGTCTGTGGAAAGAGGATGAATACATTCTACTGAAATTACACAGTTTAAGGGAATGAACTATGAACCTTGCTAATCATTAAATGCTAATtttgaaactttacattttacacacacagctaaacacatgtctaaacatgttcacatgttactccatccatccattcattctTTACTTCCAATCTATCCCtatcactttaaaaagaaaatgcttgacATTAGCTACTTcaggtgtaaaaaaataaatcttatatatttatatagtggaaTAAATAAACGCCTGTAATATAGTTATGTTCTCATTAACAGTATATCTATCTACATAAATACTGGTCTATGAATGCTGACTGTCGTCTGAATTATACCatgatctatttatttatttaacctTGCACAATACAGATACATAAGTTCTTCTGGATTAAGAACACctgaagcattttaattaagcattaataaTTATTGGAACAATTGTTGCAAAAGgtattctgcaatgtttaggctTGGTGCCAGGACGTTTTTATATGAAGACTTTTCGATGCCTGGTCATTTTTCATCTTGCCATGGGAATGAGACTAGCATCGCTGAGTGTCAGCATGAGATATCTAGTGACAGAAATTGCCAGGAATACACCATCATTTGCAGTAACTGTAAGAACttctattttataaaagtaaaactcatCAACGTGTGTACAATTTGTATGTTAGGTTTAACACCTGAAACTACCTGTTTTGcatatgaaataaagaaataaaatactgtaattATTTCCAGTCTCATATTAGGCTAAATGTTTAAATGGTTTCCACAAATGCAACCAACTAAAGGGATGCAACTTTGTATTAATAAAAACCGCTTCGATTGCCTCTTTAACAGTATATGTTTTACTCTATTATTCTAGTttcatttgaaattctttttataatctaaattttttaaaatgcaaccGGTGATAAGTCTTATCTATATACTCTCCTACCTTTTCATTCATGTTATGATAAACCTATCTAACCCTTACTGTTTTTTCCCCCGTCACTTCATTCAATAATGTTAAGTTTCAGTCTAAGTCTGATATAATTTTAGGAACCTGACGATATGATAAAGATCGtttatgtgaaataaagaaaaatagatgattgttcagaaaaaaaaaaactaatagctttaattttttaatgccaTGAGGAAACAAAGGGGGCATCGTTGCAATATTTAACTGTGGTAAAGAGGCGTTtgttcattattaaatatttagttACCAAACAGTTACATCTTTCTGCGGAGGCGACTTAATTGTTAGTTTAATGTCGCTAACAGtttcaagtgtttttattttacagatctTCTGAACATCcatacaaacagtagcagatatccCTTAATGcaggaaacaaa
Encoded proteins:
- the LOC112567613 gene encoding deleted in malignant brain tumors 1 protein-like, which encodes MRSFSQLFTSLLSDLKHPHCGLCSVSAFQPDSPHILVFLQDIAANIMMRSVLSVCVMFTLLLQGLNAQSEVRLVNGTAPWNGVLEVLFERTVCTVCDQRFRKQDAQVVCRMLGFNTSQVYTASLFVDIRSYNHIRFDELSCTGEETSLEMCSGRWISFLPRCSYVIGITCNSQNIQIRLIVMPPNRRQVEIDIGVGHWRPVCVSTNNIARVVCRQLGLPWLGARTFLYEDFSMPGHFSSCHGNETSIAECQHEISSDRNCQEYTIICSNYLLNIHTNSSRYPLMQETNATLK